One genomic segment of bacterium includes these proteins:
- a CDS encoding TetR/AcrR family transcriptional regulator encodes MDLEKKENIIESAQKLFSRFGFLKTTVDEIAKAARMGKASLHHYFKSKEDIFREVVKKESQILSGKTREAIEFGKTPSPAPPDLALSLSNGWKPAEWDVFATSDEPFFEFGPLAEGNTFAFRGRAKNSTGYGGYSEIWVVEVV; translated from the coding sequence ATGGATTTGGAAAAGAAAGAAAATATTATCGAATCCGCCCAAAAGCTGTTTTCGCGATTCGGCTTTCTGAAAACGACCGTCGATGAAATAGCGAAAGCCGCCCGTATGGGAAAAGCATCCCTCCATCATTATTTCAAAAGCAAAGAGGATATTTTCCGTGAGGTTGTCAAAAAGGAAAGTCAGATTTTAAGCGGCAAAACGAGGGAAGCAATCGAGTTCGGCAAAACGCCATCGCCCGCGCCGCCCGACCTTGCTCTGAGCCTGTCGAATGGCTGGAAACCCGCAGAATGGGACGTCTTCGCCACGTCCGACGAGCCGTTCTTCGAATTCGGTCCACTCGCTGAAGGCAACACATTCGCATTCCGAGGTAGAGCGAAGAACAGCACAGGTTACGGCGGCTATTCGGAAATCTGGGTCGTGGAGGTAGTGTGA
- a CDS encoding RNA-binding protein — protein sequence MDIYVGNLSYDATDDDLQGLFQQYGTVASARVIMDKMSGRSRGFGFIEMPDKSEGDKAVETANGLEFQGRTLRVNESQPRQNSRDSRGGGDRR from the coding sequence ATGGATATTTATGTCGGGAATCTTTCCTACGACGCAACAGACGACGATCTGCAAGGACTTTTCCAGCAGTATGGAACCGTTGCCTCCGCGAGAGTAATTATGGACAAAATGTCTGGTAGATCGAGAGGCTTCGGCTTTATAGAAATGCCAGATAAAAGCGAGGGCGACAAGGCCGTAGAAACCGCGAATGGACTCGAGTTCCAGGGAAGGACCTTGCGTGTCAATGAGTCTCAACCTCGTCAAAATTCGAGAGATAGTCGAGGTGGTGGCGACAGGCGTTAA
- a CDS encoding patatin-like phospholipase family protein, with product MNIIKNKISLVLSGGGARGIAHIGVIEELEKQGFEIKSISGTSMGAFVGAVYSIGKMEEYKNWIYTLDKLEVFKLIDFTFSSQGLVKGDKVFKIMKEFIPDVNIEDLKIHYVATATDITNKREVIFTKGSIYEAVRASIAIPTVITPVKTENSLLVDGGVINPVPINHAQRTKDDILVVVHVNADIPVYKPPITKKEKDKKQSKYLKTIKTFQNQLNKINPKVKNEKFGYFNLMNKTVGLLTYQISKMIIEKYPPDILINVSRESCDVFDFYKAEELVEIGRHAAIKSIEEYKNKLNSLAPTSL from the coding sequence GTGAATATAATAAAAAACAAAATATCACTGGTATTATCTGGAGGAGGCGCAAGAGGAATTGCACACATTGGAGTAATTGAAGAATTGGAAAAACAAGGATTTGAAATTAAGTCGATTTCAGGAACTTCTATGGGAGCTTTTGTAGGTGCTGTTTATTCTATTGGGAAAATGGAAGAGTATAAAAACTGGATATATACTTTAGATAAGTTAGAAGTTTTTAAACTTATTGATTTTACATTTAGTTCACAAGGATTAGTTAAAGGAGATAAAGTTTTTAAAATTATGAAGGAATTTATTCCTGACGTAAATATTGAAGACTTGAAAATTCATTATGTAGCCACAGCCACAGATATTACAAATAAGAGAGAAGTAATTTTTACAAAAGGAAGTATTTATGAGGCAGTAAGGGCATCAATTGCGATACCTACCGTGATTACACCTGTAAAAACAGAAAATTCTTTACTTGTAGATGGAGGCGTTATTAATCCTGTTCCTATTAATCATGCTCAAAGAACCAAAGATGATATACTAGTTGTAGTTCATGTAAATGCTGATATTCCTGTATATAAGCCACCTATTACAAAAAAAGAAAAAGATAAAAAACAATCAAAATATCTCAAAACAATTAAAACATTTCAAAATCAATTGAATAAAATTAATCCGAAAGTAAAAAATGAGAAATTTGGATACTTTAACCTTATGAACAAAACAGTTGGTTTGCTAACTTATCAAATATCAAAAATGATAATAGAAAAATATCCACCGGACATTTTAATAAATGTATCCAGGGAATCATGTGATGTTTTTGATTTTTACAAAGCTGAAGAATTAGTTGAAATTGGCCGGCATGCCGCTATAAAAAGCATTGAAGAATATAAAAATAAATTGAATTCTCTAGCTCCAACATCCCTATAG